The proteins below are encoded in one region of Ostrinia nubilalis chromosome 3, ilOstNubi1.1, whole genome shotgun sequence:
- the LOC135087730 gene encoding nucleolar complex protein 2 homolog yields MKKVKKSLRAPEPEPSDSEDDLNPESHKKSLENMKKTDPDFYSFLEENDEDLLNFDVESENDASDVENEDDESIHKPAPLQGDSDESDYEDESAKPVKGKITLKMVQQWQSELQSEGKIKLASLTNVIKAFNAAMLRVTSEDGTSDGEYKVEGSSVFNAVIQMCVLYLPSAIKKYLGLEQSGKDPQKCKHFVKLKGPLLAYLNDLLKLLGGVTSENILTVLLKHLHQMSIYVACFNRISKQALKKLIILWSTGEETVRVLAFLCILRITRNQQSNLLDLVLKAMYMTYVKNCKFVSPSTWPGINFMRRSLVEMFTLDLNVSYQHVFLYIRQLAIHLRNAIVVQKIENRQAVYNWQFINSVHLWADLLASTSNKPQLQPLVYPLVMVITNTIKLVPTHQYYPLRFHCVDILINLSKESNTFIPILPFLVEVLTAYDFNKKHKKASMKPLDFSCILRLAKSQLTENGFKDSVIERLYALLLEYTANESHSIAFPDIMLLAIVQIKQFLKTCSVSNYTKKMRQLLEKIEENSKFIEKERSKVTFSLNDNKMITAWESSIRAKGTPLLTFFESWNKVNKIQKRKKITKNDELAGELPVIKRPKISEEQVSKVRKEKNSPMVLFPSDSEDESNNFKIDDENEPPAKVKKVKKTKTLKKKKLDRKVSMDDEEDSFVNKDDIVQDFSVTDW; encoded by the exons ATGAAGAAAGTGAAAAAAAGTCTTAGGGCCCCTGAGCCTGAGCCGTCAG ATTCAGAGGATGATCTAAATCCAGAAAGTCATAAAAAGTCACTGGAAAATATGAAAAAGACCGACCCTGATTTCTATTCCTTTTTGGAAGAGAATGATGAGGATTTGCTCAACTTTGATGTGGAGTCTGAAAACGATGCCTCGGATGTTGAGAATGAAGATGACGAATCTATACACAAGCCTGCTCCACTGCAGGGGGACAGTGATGAAAGTGATTATGAG GATGAAAGTGCTAAGCCTGTAAAAggaaaaattactttaaaaatggTTCAACAATGGCAATCTGAACTTCAAAGTGAAGGCAAAATTAAACTGGCTTCACTTACTAATGTTATAAAGGCTTTCAACGCTGCTATGTTGAGGGTCACCAGTGAAGATGGTACTTCTGACGGTGAATACAAGGTTGAAG GGTCATCTGTTTTCAATGCTGTAATACAGATGTGTGTCCTGTATTTACCTTCTGCCATCAAAAAGTACTTGGGCCTTGAACAATCAGGGAAAGACCCACAGAAATGCAAACACTTTGTTAAGCTTAAAGGACCCCTGCTAGCCTATTTAAATGACTTACTGAAGTTACTGGGTGGGGTCACTTCTGAGAATATTCTTACTGTCCTATTGAAGCACTTACATCAAATGTCCATCTATGTGGCATGCTTTAATAGAATATCTAAACAAGCTCTCAAGAAATTGATTATACTGTGGAGTACTGGTGAAGAAACAGTGAGAGTATTGGCTTTTCTGTGCATACTCAGAATCACTAGAAACCAACAAAGTAACTTGCTCGATCTGGTCCTAAAAGCGATGTATATGACATATGTGAAGAACTGCAAGTTTGTAAGCCCATCCACATGGCCAGGAATCAACTTCATGAGAAGATCTTTGGTGGAGATGTTTACTTTGGATTTGAATGTTTCATATCAACATGTATTTCTGTACATCAGACAACTGGCAATACATTTGAGAAATGCAATTGTTGTACAGAAAATTGAAAACAGACAAGCAGTTTATAACTGGCAATTTATCAATTCTGTTCACTTGTGGGCAGATTTGTTAGcttcaacatcaaataaacctcAATTGCAGCCCTTGGTATATCCTCTTGTAATGGTCATAACAAACACCATCAAGCTTGTGCCCACACACCAATATTATCCTTTGAGATTCCATTGTGTTGACATCTTGATTAATTTATCCAAAGAGTCTAACACATTCATACCAATATTACCATTCCTTGTAGag GTTTTAACAGCCTATGACTTCAATAAGAAACACAAAAAAGCCTCAATGAAACCATTGGACTTTTCTTGCATTTTGAGACTGGCAAAATCACAGCTCACAGAGAATGGATTTAAAGATTCTGTGATAGAGCGACTTTATGCTCTTTTATTAGAATACACTGCAAATGAATCACATTCAATTGCCTTCCCAGATATCATGCTGCTTGCTATTGTTCAG ATTAAACAATTTCTGAAGACATGCTCTGTCTCCAACTATACAAAGAAAATGCGACAGCTGCTAGAAAAAATTGAAGAAAACTCAAAGTTTATAGAGAAAGAAAGATCCAAAGTGACTTTTTCcctaaatgataataaaatgatTACAGCATGGGAATCAAGCATTCGAGCTAAAGGTACTCCTCTATTAACATTCTTTGAGAGCTGGAACAAGGTAAACAAGATTCAAAAACGCAAAAAGATCACTAAGAATGATGAGCTAGCTGGAGAGCTACCAGTTATAAAGAGACCTAAAATATCTGAGGAACAAGTAAGTAAAGTAAGGAAAGAAAAGAATAGTCCAATGGTACTGTTCCCGTCAGACAGCGAGGATGAAAGTAACAACTTTAAAATCGATGATGAGAATGAACCACCTGCAAAGGttaagaaagtaaaaaaaactaaaacattaaaaaagaagaaactTGACAGGAAAGTTAGTATGGATGATGAAGAGGACAGCTTTGTTAATAAAGATGATATTGTTCAAGATTTTAGTGTTACTGATTGGtaa
- the LOC135088264 gene encoding growth hormone-inducible transmembrane protein-like, whose product MLSRMCVARSAFTVTHTLKTPVPQKLIPKNYIVRNYAREARSRVASRTQPSVWERLMAPAGPNAFSLGKGALAGASAVGLVALCYYGSGAKPGTLQEAHLWPQYVKDRIKATYGYIAGSLVITAGSAITVFRTPALLNLVARNGWVSIIMTMGLMIGSGMVVRGMDYKPGFGAKQLAWIVHTGIMGAVIAPMCFLGGPVLIRAAWYTAGVVGGLSTIAVCAPSGEFLNMRAPLAMGLGAVFAASLAGMFLPPTSALGAGLYSLSLYGGLIVFGGFLLYDTQAIIKRAEMHPMYGFQPYDPINSAISVYLDVLNIFMRIAMILSGGGGNKRK is encoded by the exons ATGTTATCCCGTATGTGCGTAGCTCGTTCTGCGTTTACTGTGACGCATACTTTGAAGACTCCTGTTCCACAAAAACTTATTCCTAAAAATTACATAGTCCGAAACTATGCCCGCGAAGCCCGATCTCGAGTGGCCTCCAGGACGCAGCCATCTGTGTGGGAAAGATTGATGGCCCCTGCTGGACCTAATG CTTTTAGTTTGGGAAAAGGAGCTCTGGCAGGTGCATCGGCTGTGGGCCTTGTGGCTCTCTGTTATTACGGCTCTGGAGCCAAACCAGGCACATTACAAGAAGCACA CCTCTGGCCACAATATGTTAAAGACAGGATCAAAGCAACTTATGGTTACATAGCTGGTTCCCTGGTAATCACTGCTGGCAGTGCTATCACAGTATTTCGTACACCAGCCTTGCTAAATTTGGTTGCTCGAAATGGTTGGGTG TCTATCATTATGACCATGGGATTGATGATTGGCTCAGGCATGGTGGTCCGTGGAATGGATTACAAACCTGGTTTTGGCGCCAAACAACTTGCTTGGATAGTACACACTGGCATTATGGGTGCTGTTATTGCACCAATGTGCTTCCTCGGTGGACCTGTACTAATTAGAGCAGCTTG GTACACAGCTGGTGTTGTGGGTGGTCTAAGTACAATAGCTGTCTGCGCGCCCTCTGGTGAATTCCTGAACATGCGAGCACCTCTAGCTATGGGCCTCGGAGCTGTGTTTGCCGCGTCACTTGCTGGCATGTTTTTGCCACCAACCTCTGCCCTAGGAGCAG GATTATATTCACTAAGTTTATATGGTGGATTGATTGTATTTGGTGGATTCCTGCTCTATGACACTCAGGCAATTATCAAACGTGCTGAAATGCACCCTATGTATGGATTCCAGCCCTATGATCCTATCAACTC AGCGATCTCAGTGTACCTGGATGTACTCAACATCTTCATGCGCATTGCTATGATTCTGTCGGGTGGAGGTGGAAACAAGAGGAAGTAA
- the LOC135087738 gene encoding uncharacterized protein LOC135087738 isoform X2: MGACCSGGGWWSRWWCSWDGGVPGSAVGGGGGGVECEANEETPLLPAPPSPGQQRALRLRAEERGRRVEERARTAARLHHMRQSGRAFRPLHERPPERRQLSDAELRELQAAWRRAVQSAERRLAAQITNKF; encoded by the exons ATGGGCGCATGCTg CTCCGGCGGTGGCTGGTGGAGCCGGTGGTGGTGTAGCTGGGACGGCGGAGTCCCTGGCTCAGCTGTGGGCGGAGGCGGCGGTGGCGTCGAGTG TGAGGCGAACGAGGAGACGCCGCTGCTGCCGGCTCCGCCGAGCCCGGGCCAGCAGCGGGCCCTACGCCTAAGGGCAGAGGAGCGGGGCCGGCGAGTGGAGGAGCGGGCCCGGACAGCCGCCCGCCTCCACCACATGCGCCAGAGCGGGCGCGCGTTTCGGCCGCTCCACGAGCGCCCGCCCGAGCGCCGCCAGCTGAGCGACGCGGAGCTGCGGGAGCTGCAGGCGGCGTGGCGGCGCGCCGTGCAGTCGGCCGAACGCCGCCTTGCCGCGCAAATAACCAATAAATTTTAA
- the LOC135087738 gene encoding uncharacterized protein LOC135087738 isoform X1, with protein sequence MCLIFSSGGGWWSRWWCSWDGGVPGSAVGGGGGGVECEANEETPLLPAPPSPGQQRALRLRAEERGRRVEERARTAARLHHMRQSGRAFRPLHERPPERRQLSDAELRELQAAWRRAVQSAERRLAAQITNKF encoded by the exons atgtgtTTGATTTTTAGCTCCGGCGGTGGCTGGTGGAGCCGGTGGTGGTGTAGCTGGGACGGCGGAGTCCCTGGCTCAGCTGTGGGCGGAGGCGGCGGTGGCGTCGAGTG TGAGGCGAACGAGGAGACGCCGCTGCTGCCGGCTCCGCCGAGCCCGGGCCAGCAGCGGGCCCTACGCCTAAGGGCAGAGGAGCGGGGCCGGCGAGTGGAGGAGCGGGCCCGGACAGCCGCCCGCCTCCACCACATGCGCCAGAGCGGGCGCGCGTTTCGGCCGCTCCACGAGCGCCCGCCCGAGCGCCGCCAGCTGAGCGACGCGGAGCTGCGGGAGCTGCAGGCGGCGTGGCGGCGCGCCGTGCAGTCGGCCGAACGCCGCCTTGCCGCGCAAATAACCAATAAATTTTAA
- the LOC135087736 gene encoding uncharacterized protein LOC135087736 isoform X1, which produces MYFCSSPAAVANVGLCCGWYRRAGTVQRYDINNRSENHSRWRAWRWILRRLRRRDNMTSAENQKDLQCPTEELQATADVAETEEWLEPSEFLAALQAWPGVPWRQRPPRRPRRRCPYCTWTYPRSRRLFNIYEDLEPY; this is translated from the exons ATGTATTTTTGTAGCTCTCCGGCTGCAGTAGCTAACGTTGGCTTGTGCTGTGGGTGGTACCGGCGCGCTGGTACTGTGCAGCGGTACGATATTAATAATCG GAGTGAGAACCATAGTCGCTGGCGCGCTTGGCGCTGGATAttgcggcggctgcggcggcgtgATAATATGACGTCGGCAGa AAATCAGAAAGACTTGCAATGTCCGACGGAGGAGCTCCAGGCCACGGCCGACGTGGCAGAGACAGAGGAGTGGCTTGAGCCGTCAGAGTTCCTGGCAGCACTACAGGCCTGGCCTGGAGTGCCGTGGCGGCAGCGGCCTCCGAGGAGACCACGGCGAAGGTGTCCATACTGCACGTGGACGTATCCTCGGAGCAGACGCTTATTTAACATATACGAGGATTTGGAGCCCTATTAA
- the LOC135087736 gene encoding uncharacterized protein LOC135087736 isoform X2, with product MYFCSSPAAVANVGLCCGWYRRAGTVQRSENHSRWRAWRWILRRLRRRDNMTSAENQKDLQCPTEELQATADVAETEEWLEPSEFLAALQAWPGVPWRQRPPRRPRRRCPYCTWTYPRSRRLFNIYEDLEPY from the exons ATGTATTTTTGTAGCTCTCCGGCTGCAGTAGCTAACGTTGGCTTGTGCTGTGGGTGGTACCGGCGCGCTGGTACTGTGCAGCG GAGTGAGAACCATAGTCGCTGGCGCGCTTGGCGCTGGATAttgcggcggctgcggcggcgtgATAATATGACGTCGGCAGa AAATCAGAAAGACTTGCAATGTCCGACGGAGGAGCTCCAGGCCACGGCCGACGTGGCAGAGACAGAGGAGTGGCTTGAGCCGTCAGAGTTCCTGGCAGCACTACAGGCCTGGCCTGGAGTGCCGTGGCGGCAGCGGCCTCCGAGGAGACCACGGCGAAGGTGTCCATACTGCACGTGGACGTATCCTCGGAGCAGACGCTTATTTAACATATACGAGGATTTGGAGCCCTATTAA